The following coding sequences are from one Desulfosporosinus orientis DSM 765 window:
- a CDS encoding sensor histidine kinase, with translation MENIDFQKSLNDPVDIGRKLCEYILNLTEVSSTILWVAPQEGVESYTLLTPENKLLQDTIADELGQIMNNLRNEEEATMVKLVDSWYYIVPVKTALRFYGLIGVFWDQTASVKSKERLLQNVKVLSELSTIIFDKLHTENITVKSIVEMERKRIGEEIHDLISGQLFSAVCAASVLSRLANVNEKEREQLSLISSTVNQALRNLRSIIYSLEFTSNKQWFQKIKRYLDESAKLHGISVTLQMSEEIENIESLQAKTVYRIVCEAASNAIKHGHCENLSIEIINEGSEIRFIITDDGVGFEPNNSSKEHRGLGLCNISRLVHSINASLSIKSYLGQGTQISITIPNNRAKITSENTYEEEAS, from the coding sequence GTGGAGAATATAGACTTTCAAAAGAGTTTAAATGATCCTGTCGATATTGGGCGTAAGTTATGTGAATATATCCTTAACCTAACGGAAGTTAGTTCGACTATCTTATGGGTAGCTCCCCAAGAAGGAGTTGAAAGCTATACCCTGTTGACTCCGGAAAATAAACTACTTCAAGATACAATTGCTGATGAGCTAGGACAAATCATGAATAATCTTCGCAACGAGGAAGAAGCTACGATGGTTAAACTCGTAGACTCATGGTATTATATAGTCCCAGTTAAAACGGCTTTACGTTTTTATGGATTAATAGGAGTTTTTTGGGACCAGACTGCTAGTGTCAAGTCTAAGGAAAGACTTCTGCAAAACGTCAAAGTTCTTTCGGAATTAAGTACAATCATTTTTGACAAGTTACACACGGAAAATATCACAGTTAAGTCGATAGTTGAAATGGAACGAAAACGAATAGGTGAAGAAATTCATGATCTTATTTCCGGACAGCTGTTTAGTGCTGTTTGTGCTGCATCTGTCTTATCACGGTTAGCTAATGTTAATGAAAAAGAAAGGGAACAACTAAGTCTTATTTCAAGTACTGTTAATCAAGCTCTCAGAAACCTGCGTTCAATAATCTACTCCCTTGAGTTTACCTCTAATAAACAATGGTTTCAGAAAATAAAGCGTTACCTAGATGAGTCTGCGAAGCTTCATGGGATTTCTGTTACGTTGCAGATGAGTGAAGAAATTGAAAACATAGAAAGCCTTCAGGCAAAAACAGTGTATCGAATTGTTTGTGAAGCAGCAAGCAATGCTATTAAACATGGGCATTGTGAAAATCTGAGTATTGAGATCATTAACGAAGGATCGGAGATACGTTTTATAATCACGGATGATGGTGTTGGTTTTGAGCCGAATAACAGCTCCAAGGAACACCGAGGCTTAGGGTTATGCAATATTTCTAGGTTAGTACATTCCATCAATGCTAGTTTATCGATCAAAAGCTATTTGGGGCAAGGCACTCAAATAAGTATCACTATTCCGAACAATCGTGCAAAGATAACCAGTGAAAATACTTATGAGGAGGAAGCATCTTGA
- the rfbA gene encoding glucose-1-phosphate thymidylyltransferase RfbA, whose protein sequence is MKGIILAGGKGTRLYPMTRAVSKQLLPIYDKPMIYYPLSVLMMAGIREILIISTPEDTPFYEKLFEDGSRLGLKLCYKVQESPRGLADAFILGKEFIAGDRVCLILGDNIFYGQDFVRLLNKASELKQGAYIFGYPVKDPRSFGVVEFDNNRKVISIEEKPSKPKSNYAVPGLYFYDNQVAEIAKNVKPSERGEIEITAVNNAYLEQGELDVILLGRGMAWLDTGTPDGLQKAAEYVEAVQSRQGFYIACLEEIAWRRGFIDEQDLKVIGESLKMTDYGKYILSLLSE, encoded by the coding sequence ATGAAAGGTATAATTCTTGCGGGAGGCAAAGGAACCCGGTTGTATCCTATGACAAGGGCTGTGTCTAAACAATTATTGCCTATTTACGATAAACCCATGATCTATTATCCTCTTTCTGTCTTAATGATGGCAGGTATTCGAGAGATACTCATTATATCAACGCCAGAGGATACACCTTTCTATGAAAAGCTGTTTGAAGATGGTTCCAGGTTGGGACTTAAACTTTGCTATAAAGTACAAGAATCTCCCAGAGGGCTTGCCGATGCCTTTATACTTGGCAAAGAGTTTATTGCCGGTGACAGAGTTTGCTTAATTTTGGGCGACAATATTTTCTATGGACAAGACTTTGTGCGCTTGCTTAATAAGGCCAGTGAATTAAAACAGGGTGCTTACATCTTTGGCTATCCTGTGAAAGATCCGCGATCCTTTGGGGTTGTTGAATTCGATAACAATAGAAAAGTGATTTCGATTGAAGAGAAACCCAGCAAACCAAAATCAAATTATGCTGTTCCGGGGTTATATTTTTACGATAATCAGGTTGCTGAGATAGCTAAAAATGTTAAGCCTTCTGAACGGGGCGAAATTGAAATTACTGCCGTCAATAATGCTTATCTTGAACAAGGGGAGCTTGATGTTATTTTGCTGGGCCGGGGTATGGCTTGGCTGGATACAGGTACCCCTGACGGCTTGCAAAAAGCTGCCGAGTATGTTGAGGCCGTCCAGTCCAGGCAAGGATTCTATATAGCCTGTTTAGAGGAGATTGCCTGGCGGAGAGGATTCATTGATGAGCAGGACTTAAAAGTTATTGGCGAAAGCTTGAAAATGACAGACTACGGCAAGTACATTTTATCGTTGCTAAGTGAGTAA
- a CDS encoding ABC transporter permease produces MLPLKIAWRFLLDKKLQTILVIFGIAIGVSVQTFIGLVSQGLEKTLVNKILAYSPHITIYSKSGGFSDWQKEVDRIRRNFPEVNAVSPDANSQAWIKLGKMTIPILMRGFNITDTAGLYNITASIYQGSSPVNDNEILLGKELAERLGVNVGDEVSILTLGRQTVTIKIVGLYDFGVSNINKAWVITNLTTAQNFIGFGDKVTEIELGIHDPFQADVVSDRIKSALAGDELDVSNWKDENQLIVSAIIGQKIVTLVIQFFIILATIISILNILTINIFQKSKQVGILKAMGITDFSASLVFVFQALLLSLGGIVLSLGFLTVFLRGFNRYIVTAQGSPVVSVTVDYRFIALSILIFFVASMSTAIFPALRCIKLNPIEVIKNA; encoded by the coding sequence ATGTTACCTTTAAAAATCGCCTGGCGCTTTCTGCTTGATAAAAAATTACAGACAATCTTAGTTATTTTTGGCATAGCCATAGGAGTCTCCGTGCAGACTTTTATCGGTCTTGTCAGTCAAGGCCTTGAAAAAACCTTAGTGAATAAAATATTAGCTTATAGCCCTCATATTACTATATACTCCAAAAGTGGAGGATTTAGTGACTGGCAGAAGGAAGTGGACAGGATCAGAAGGAATTTTCCGGAAGTAAACGCTGTATCCCCGGATGCCAATAGCCAAGCGTGGATAAAACTTGGGAAAATGACCATTCCTATACTTATGCGGGGGTTTAATATCACAGATACCGCAGGTCTTTATAACATTACAGCGTCAATTTACCAAGGAAGTTCACCGGTTAATGACAATGAGATTTTACTCGGCAAAGAATTAGCTGAGCGCTTAGGTGTCAATGTCGGGGATGAGGTCAGTATCTTAACCCTGGGCAGACAAACGGTGACGATAAAAATTGTTGGCTTGTATGATTTCGGAGTTTCTAATATTAATAAAGCCTGGGTGATTACAAATTTGACGACCGCGCAAAACTTCATCGGTTTTGGTGATAAAGTGACTGAGATTGAATTAGGGATTCACGATCCGTTTCAAGCAGATGTTGTCAGTGACCGGATTAAAAGTGCCCTGGCAGGGGACGAGTTAGATGTTTCTAATTGGAAAGACGAGAATCAGTTAATCGTCAGTGCGATCATTGGCCAAAAAATAGTAACTCTTGTCATCCAATTTTTCATTATACTGGCTACCATTATAAGTATCCTCAATATATTAACCATTAACATTTTTCAAAAATCAAAACAAGTTGGGATCTTAAAGGCCATGGGTATTACGGACTTTTCGGCAAGCCTAGTCTTTGTCTTTCAAGCGTTATTGCTTAGTCTCGGCGGAATCGTCCTTAGCCTTGGTTTCCTGACCGTCTTTCTGAGAGGATTCAATCGCTACATTGTGACTGCCCAGGGATCACCTGTTGTCAGTGTTACAGTGGATTACAGGTTTATCGCCTTATCGATCCTTATTTTCTTTGTGGCTTCAATGTCAACAGCCATTTTTCCTGCCCTTAGGTGTATCAAATTAAACCCGATTGAGGTAATTAAAAATGCCTAG
- the rfbB gene encoding dTDP-glucose 4,6-dehydratase encodes MKFILVTGGAGFIGSNFIKIMLYKYPNYKIINVDALTYAGNLENLQAISDHYNYSFIKADIRDRQRMEEIFLTYNIDTVVNFAAESHVDRSIEEPEVFLTTNVIGTQVLLDVAKKHWKIRPNDKHCKRYKPGVKFVQVSTDEVYGALGETGRFVETMPLMPNSPYSASKASADLLVRAYHETFGTPVNITRCSNNYGPYQFPEKLIPLMINNCLKEKELPVYGDGRQVRDWLHVSDHCTAIDAVLHKGKDGEVYNIGGNNEKTNIEIVKLIINTLGKSEDLIKHVKDRPGHDRRYAMDNTKITTELGWEPAYTFEQGIKETIDWYLENREWMENINSGDYANYYKRMYPDISDKVAGY; translated from the coding sequence ATGAAATTTATTTTAGTTACAGGAGGCGCCGGCTTCATTGGCAGCAATTTTATAAAAATAATGCTGTATAAGTACCCTAACTATAAAATTATTAATGTTGATGCCTTGACCTATGCAGGGAATCTGGAGAACTTACAAGCTATATCCGATCACTATAACTATTCATTTATTAAAGCAGATATTAGGGACAGACAAAGGATGGAAGAGATATTTTTAACCTACAATATCGATACCGTTGTAAACTTTGCCGCAGAGTCACATGTTGACAGAAGTATCGAAGAACCGGAAGTGTTCTTAACCACTAATGTTATTGGGACACAAGTTTTGCTGGATGTGGCAAAGAAGCATTGGAAGATAAGGCCTAATGATAAGCATTGCAAGAGATACAAACCTGGAGTAAAGTTCGTTCAAGTATCAACCGATGAAGTCTACGGAGCTTTAGGTGAGACAGGTAGGTTTGTGGAGACGATGCCGCTGATGCCAAATAGTCCCTATTCTGCCTCCAAAGCCAGTGCCGATCTGCTTGTAAGAGCTTATCATGAAACTTTTGGTACACCCGTCAATATAACAAGGTGCAGTAATAATTATGGGCCATATCAGTTCCCGGAAAAACTGATTCCGCTTATGATCAATAACTGTCTTAAAGAAAAAGAGCTTCCTGTTTATGGCGATGGCAGGCAAGTAAGAGACTGGCTGCATGTATCAGATCACTGCACTGCTATTGATGCCGTTCTTCACAAAGGAAAGGACGGAGAGGTCTATAATATTGGCGGAAATAATGAAAAAACCAATATAGAAATTGTCAAATTGATTATTAATACTCTTGGCAAGTCGGAAGACTTAATTAAACACGTTAAAGATCGTCCCGGACACGATCGAAGATATGCTATGGATAATACAAAAATTACAACTGAGCTGGGGTGGGAACCGGCTTATACCTTTGAGCAAGGGATAAAAGAGACTATTGATTGGTATTTGGAGAATAGGGAGTGGATGGAAAACATCAACTCTGGTGATTATGCCAATTATTATAAAAGGATGTATCCTGACATCAGTGATAAGGTTGCGGGCTATTAA
- a CDS encoding DegT/DnrJ/EryC1/StrS family aminotransferase encodes MNLKSIPVVRPSMPPYEEYISEIKDMWNSRWLTHSGPKHQALEEKLCEYLEADNISLFANGHLALELAINALGLSGEIITTPFTFASTTQAIVRQGLTPVFCDINEDDYTIDVSKIEALITEKTSAIMPVHVYGNVCDVDTIAALAKKYNLKVIYDAAHAFGVKVKDRAVGNFGDMSMFSFHATKVFHTVEGGGLTFSNSKYSPVLARLRQFGMVGPESVPIVGTNAKMTEIHAAMGLCNLRHINEEIAKRGRAMQRYRELLSGVKGLRLCDPQKDITPNYSYFPVMFNKKEFGMNRDEVAALLEKNDILARKYFYPLTNDFEAYKGMFELQKTPVATRIAENVLTLPLYADLTVEDVDRICRIILQ; translated from the coding sequence ATGAATCTAAAATCCATACCGGTTGTTAGACCATCCATGCCGCCTTATGAGGAGTATATCAGCGAGATCAAAGATATGTGGAACAGTCGCTGGCTCACTCATTCCGGGCCAAAGCACCAAGCTTTAGAGGAGAAACTATGTGAATACCTGGAAGCTGATAATATTTCCTTATTTGCTAATGGGCATCTTGCCCTTGAACTTGCCATTAACGCCCTGGGTTTGTCCGGCGAAATAATAACCACTCCATTTACCTTCGCATCCACCACCCAGGCTATCGTTCGTCAGGGCTTAACTCCGGTGTTCTGCGACATCAATGAAGATGACTATACCATTGATGTGAGTAAAATTGAGGCGCTTATCACTGAAAAAACATCAGCAATCATGCCGGTTCATGTGTATGGCAATGTTTGTGATGTAGATACCATCGCTGCCCTAGCCAAAAAATACAATCTAAAGGTTATCTATGATGCAGCCCATGCCTTTGGTGTGAAGGTAAAGGATAGGGCTGTCGGAAATTTCGGGGACATGTCAATGTTTAGTTTCCATGCTACGAAGGTCTTCCATACTGTTGAAGGTGGTGGTTTGACATTCAGTAATTCCAAGTACTCGCCGGTACTTGCAAGGCTCCGTCAGTTTGGCATGGTTGGGCCAGAATCAGTGCCAATCGTGGGAACCAATGCCAAGATGACTGAAATCCATGCGGCAATGGGTCTGTGTAACCTGCGGCATATCAACGAGGAGATTGCCAAGCGGGGGCGAGCAATGCAGAGATACCGTGAATTGCTGTCAGGAGTCAAAGGATTGAGGTTATGCGATCCCCAGAAGGATATTACCCCTAATTATAGTTATTTTCCTGTGATGTTTAATAAGAAAGAATTTGGCATGAACAGGGATGAGGTTGCTGCTCTGCTTGAGAAAAACGATATATTGGCAAGAAAATATTTTTATCCCCTTACTAATGATTTTGAGGCCTATAAGGGGATGTTTGAACTGCAGAAAACACCTGTGGCCACGAGGATAGCTGAGAATGTACTAACCCTGCCGCTGTATGCTGACTTGACGGTTGAAGACGTGGATAGGATTTGTAGGATTATTTTGCAATAA
- a CDS encoding response regulator has translation MTLVSIDDYPLSRQGLMAILNLEEEFEFIGQASCIDEARDIISRLNPEIIFLDLKLKDECGFDLISDVKNLNPNCKVIILTSSLDPGDFKRASEFGVDGYIIKDAMPEEIVNAVRLVSKGRKYYDPSIMEILMKQEKLNNMEQLTTRELDVLAMLGKGLNNKEIGKGLFITEYTVKKHISQIFGKLGLSCRTQAALYANKHGIVH, from the coding sequence TTGACTTTAGTGTCTATTGATGATTATCCCTTATCAAGGCAGGGGTTAATGGCGATTCTAAACTTAGAAGAGGAGTTTGAATTTATTGGGCAAGCTTCTTGCATTGACGAAGCACGTGACATTATCTCTAGATTAAACCCTGAGATCATTTTTCTTGATTTAAAGCTAAAGGATGAGTGTGGTTTTGATCTAATCTCAGATGTTAAAAATTTAAATCCTAATTGTAAGGTAATAATTTTGACTTCGTCGTTGGATCCTGGTGACTTTAAACGGGCATCTGAGTTTGGGGTTGATGGATATATTATAAAGGATGCTATGCCTGAAGAAATAGTAAATGCTGTTCGGCTTGTCAGTAAAGGCAGGAAGTATTATGATCCATCTATTATGGAAATTTTGATGAAACAAGAAAAGTTAAATAATATGGAACAATTAACAACGAGGGAACTGGATGTTCTGGCCATGTTAGGCAAGGGTTTAAATAACAAAGAAATAGGTAAAGGACTTTTTATTACGGAATATACAGTGAAAAAGCATATCAGCCAAATTTTTGGTAAGCTGGGACTGAGCTGTCGCACGCAAGCAGCTCTTTATGCTAATAAACATGGAATTGTTCATTAA
- the rfbA gene encoding glucose-1-phosphate thymidylyltransferase RfbA: MKGIILAGGSGTRLYPLTMIISKQLLPIYDKPMIFYPLSTLMLAGIKDILLISTKTDLPNFKKLLGDGKQYGIHISYKEQPSPDGIAQAFMLGEDFLEGDSCALILGDNIFYGTRFSDLLGKAVIGAENGVASIFGYYVNDPERFGIIEFDENHKVISIEEKPKEPKSNYCVTGLYFYDNRVVDLAKQLKPSGRGELEITDLNNLYLKADSLNVYLLGRGFSWIDMGTMDSLIEASSFVHMMQKRQNVEISAPEEIAYRMGWINKKQLLQAAGRFGNSSYGQYLNSIAVGEKE, translated from the coding sequence ATGAAAGGAATTATTTTAGCAGGGGGTTCAGGAACAAGATTATATCCTTTGACGATGATTATAAGTAAGCAATTACTGCCTATCTATGACAAACCAATGATTTTTTACCCCTTGTCCACTCTGATGCTTGCAGGAATTAAGGACATTCTGCTTATCTCTACAAAAACAGATCTGCCTAATTTTAAGAAACTGTTGGGCGATGGTAAGCAGTACGGGATACATATATCGTACAAAGAGCAGCCTTCTCCGGACGGTATTGCCCAGGCATTTATGTTGGGGGAGGATTTTCTAGAGGGAGATAGTTGCGCTCTTATTCTGGGCGATAACATTTTTTATGGTACCCGGTTCAGTGACCTTTTAGGGAAAGCTGTCATAGGTGCTGAAAATGGGGTCGCCTCTATTTTTGGATACTATGTGAATGACCCAGAAAGATTCGGGATTATAGAATTTGATGAAAACCATAAAGTGATTTCCATCGAGGAAAAGCCGAAGGAACCGAAAAGTAATTACTGTGTGACAGGTTTGTATTTCTACGACAACAGGGTCGTGGATTTGGCAAAGCAATTGAAACCTTCCGGCAGGGGTGAACTGGAAATAACTGATTTGAACAATCTGTATTTGAAAGCTGATTCGCTGAATGTTTACCTCCTGGGCAGAGGGTTCTCATGGATTGATATGGGAACGATGGACAGCCTTATAGAAGCATCGTCTTTTGTACATATGATGCAGAAACGACAGAATGTGGAGATTTCAGCTCCGGAGGAGATAGCTTATCGGATGGGTTGGATTAACAAAAAGCAACTACTCCAGGCGGCTGGACGTTTTGGAAACTCTTCTTATGGGCAGTATCTGAACTCTATAGCAGTGGGAGAGAAAGAATAA